Proteins from a genomic interval of Mesobacillus sp. S13:
- a CDS encoding NAD(P)/FAD-dependent oxidoreductase, which translates to MKYDVIVLGGGPSGLMAAIAAGEQGAKVLLIDKGDKLGRKLAISGGGRCNVTNRLPVDEIIKHIPGNGRFLYSALSIFSNEDIISFFERLGIQLKEEDHGRMFPVSDKAQSVVDALLSKLKELKVEIKTNTPVAHVHYKDGKAESVELKNGERFYAESVIIAVGGKSVPHTGSTGDGYAWAEKAGHTITALFPTEVPLTSSEPFIKEKVLQGLSLRGVALSVLNPKGKALITHKMDMIFTHIGVSGPAVLRCSQFVVKAMQKWNLKEVVMSLDALPDMKEEELFQEINKLIKAEPKKAVKNLLKGLLPERYLMFLLERNEIDPAMQGGQLGHEKIRSFAKSAKQFEFKVNGTLPLDKAFVTGGGVSVKEVEPQTMASKKADGLYFCGEILDIHGYTGGYNITSALVTGRLAGTNAAEFALQK; encoded by the coding sequence ATGAAATACGATGTAATCGTCCTTGGCGGCGGTCCGTCTGGCTTGATGGCAGCAATTGCTGCTGGTGAACAGGGAGCGAAGGTGCTGCTGATTGACAAAGGAGACAAGCTTGGTCGAAAACTGGCGATCTCCGGCGGCGGGCGCTGTAATGTGACCAACCGGCTGCCTGTAGATGAAATCATTAAACATATACCCGGAAATGGACGGTTCTTATACAGCGCCCTTTCGATTTTCAGCAATGAAGATATTATTTCATTTTTTGAAAGGCTCGGCATCCAGCTAAAAGAAGAGGATCACGGCCGGATGTTCCCAGTCAGTGACAAAGCACAATCTGTTGTGGACGCCCTTTTATCAAAGCTGAAAGAATTAAAGGTAGAAATCAAGACGAACACTCCAGTTGCTCATGTACATTACAAGGATGGCAAAGCTGAGTCGGTTGAACTGAAAAATGGTGAAAGATTCTATGCTGAAAGCGTCATTATCGCTGTCGGCGGAAAATCTGTGCCCCATACTGGTTCAACTGGTGATGGGTATGCCTGGGCGGAAAAAGCGGGCCATACAATCACTGCATTGTTCCCAACTGAAGTTCCATTGACCTCTTCTGAACCATTTATAAAAGAAAAGGTTTTGCAGGGCCTATCGCTGAGAGGAGTGGCGCTTAGCGTCCTGAATCCAAAAGGGAAAGCGCTGATTACGCATAAAATGGATATGATATTTACACACATTGGTGTCAGCGGACCTGCGGTTCTTCGCTGCAGCCAGTTCGTCGTAAAAGCAATGCAGAAATGGAACCTGAAAGAGGTTGTCATGTCCCTGGATGCCCTTCCTGACATGAAAGAGGAAGAATTGTTCCAGGAGATCAATAAACTGATCAAAGCCGAGCCAAAAAAAGCTGTGAAGAATTTGCTTAAAGGGCTGCTGCCTGAACGTTACTTGATGTTCCTGCTAGAGCGCAATGAGATCGATCCCGCTATGCAGGGAGGACAGCTCGGCCATGAAAAAATCAGAAGCTTCGCCAAGTCAGCCAAGCAATTCGAATTCAAAGTCAACGGCACCCTCCCGCTTGATAAAGCCTTCGTTACCGGAGGGGGCGTATCCGTCAAAGAAGTCGAGCCGCAAACAATGGCTTCAAAAAAAGCTGATGGCCTATATTTCTGCGGAGAAATCCTCGACATCCACGGCTATACTGGAGGCTATAATATCACCTCCGCCCTTGTCACCGGACGTCTCGCCGGAACCAATGCCGCAGAATTCGCGCTGCAAAAATAG
- a CDS encoding sporulation protein Cse60 has translation MIQVRVFDHEHEKDLEQDMNRFLEKLDEKKLLDIKYNVAVLPEEEDEEQIYCFSAMVVYRA, from the coding sequence TTGATCCAGGTCAGAGTATTTGATCACGAACATGAAAAAGATTTAGAACAGGATATGAACCGCTTTCTGGAAAAGCTCGATGAAAAAAAGCTTTTAGACATTAAATACAATGTCGCGGTCCTGCCTGAAGAAGAAGACGAAGAACAAATCTACTGTTTTTCAGCCATGGTTGTGTACAGAGCCTGA
- a CDS encoding rhodanese-like domain-containing protein yields MNKIETITTEELQKKLEAGEKPEMVDVREHDEVESGMIPGAKHVPMGEIPERLNEFDKDKEYIFICRSSARSGNVCHYMNEQGYKTRNMVGGMMSWGGETKRP; encoded by the coding sequence ATGAATAAAATTGAAACAATCACAACAGAAGAACTTCAAAAGAAGCTGGAAGCAGGCGAAAAGCCAGAAATGGTTGATGTACGTGAACATGATGAAGTGGAATCCGGCATGATTCCTGGAGCTAAGCACGTACCAATGGGCGAAATCCCTGAAAGACTGAACGAATTCGACAAAGATAAGGAATACATCTTCATCTGCCGTTCAAGCGCACGAAGCGGCAACGTCTGCCACTACATGAATGAGCAGGGCTACAAAACACGCAACATGGTTGGCGGCATGATGAGCTGGGGCGGAGAAACAAAACGTCCATAA
- the leuS gene encoding leucine--tRNA ligase, with translation MSFNHQEIEKKWQTHWEENKTFKTTEDKGKEKFYALDMFPYPSGAGLHVGHPEGYTATDILSRMKRMQGFNVLHPMGWDAFGLPAEQYALDTGNDPAEFTEQNINTFRRQIKALGFSYDWDREVNTTDPEYYKWTQWIFLKLYEKGLAYIDEVAVNWCPALGTVLANEEVIDGKSERGGHPVERRPMRQWMLKITAYADRLLEDLDLLDWPESLKDMQRNWIGRSEGAEITFNIEGHEGTFTVFTTRPDTLFGATYAVLAPEHQLVDSITTAEQKAAVEKYIDEIKSKSDLERTDLAKDKTGVFTGAYAINPANGEKMPIWIADYVLASYGTGAIMAVPGHDERDYEFAKKFDLEIKEVVAGGDIQKEAYTGDGEHVNSEFLNGMNKEEGISKMISWLEEKGIGTKKVTYRLRDWLFSRQRYWGEPIPIIHWEDGTMSAVPEDQLPLVLPKTKDIKPSGTGESPLANIDDWVNVVDPETGKKGRRETNTMPQWGGSCWYYLRYIDPKNDKALADKEKLKQWLPVDIYIGGAEHAVLHLLYARFWHKVLYDVGVVHTKEPFQKLFNQGMILGENNEKMSKSKGNVVNPDEIVESHGADTLRLYEMFMGPLEASIAWSTNGLDGSRRFLDRIWRLFVNENGSLSEKVKDTDSVNLEKVYHQTVKKVTEDYEGLRFNTAISQMMVFINEAYKAEEFPKAYVEGFVKMLAPITPHIAEELWAKLGHSESITYAAWPAYDEAKLVDDEVEIVVQVNGKIKAKMMVPVDANRETLEQIAMGDDAVKEQIDGKTIRKVIAVPGKLVNIVAN, from the coding sequence ATGAGTTTTAACCATCAGGAAATCGAGAAAAAATGGCAAACGCATTGGGAAGAAAACAAAACGTTCAAAACAACTGAAGATAAAGGTAAAGAGAAATTCTACGCGCTGGATATGTTCCCGTATCCATCTGGTGCCGGTCTTCACGTTGGCCACCCGGAAGGATACACGGCGACTGACATCCTATCCCGCATGAAAAGAATGCAGGGATTCAATGTCCTTCATCCAATGGGCTGGGATGCGTTCGGGCTTCCTGCAGAGCAGTACGCTCTTGATACAGGGAATGATCCGGCAGAATTCACAGAGCAGAACATCAACACGTTCCGCCGCCAGATCAAGGCACTAGGTTTTTCATACGACTGGGATCGCGAAGTCAACACGACAGATCCGGAATACTATAAGTGGACGCAATGGATTTTCTTGAAGCTTTATGAAAAAGGCTTGGCGTACATTGATGAAGTAGCGGTTAACTGGTGTCCGGCACTTGGAACTGTTTTAGCGAATGAAGAAGTAATCGACGGAAAAAGTGAGCGCGGTGGCCACCCGGTCGAGCGCCGTCCGATGAGACAGTGGATGCTTAAAATCACTGCTTATGCAGATCGCCTGCTTGAGGATTTGGATTTGCTTGATTGGCCAGAAAGCTTGAAAGATATGCAGCGAAACTGGATCGGCCGCTCTGAAGGTGCTGAAATCACGTTCAACATCGAGGGTCATGAAGGAACATTCACGGTTTTCACAACGCGTCCTGATACACTTTTCGGTGCAACTTATGCGGTGCTTGCACCAGAACACCAGCTTGTTGATTCAATCACGACAGCTGAACAGAAGGCTGCAGTCGAAAAATATATCGATGAAATCAAGAGCAAGAGCGACCTAGAGCGTACGGACCTTGCGAAGGATAAAACAGGCGTCTTCACTGGTGCTTACGCAATCAACCCGGCGAACGGCGAAAAAATGCCAATCTGGATTGCTGACTATGTTCTAGCTTCATATGGAACAGGAGCAATCATGGCGGTACCTGGCCATGACGAAAGAGACTACGAATTTGCGAAAAAGTTCGATTTGGAGATCAAGGAAGTCGTTGCCGGAGGAGACATTCAAAAAGAAGCTTACACTGGCGACGGGGAACATGTTAATTCTGAATTCCTAAATGGCATGAACAAAGAAGAAGGCATCAGCAAGATGATATCCTGGCTTGAGGAAAAAGGCATCGGAACGAAGAAGGTCACTTACCGCCTTCGCGACTGGCTGTTCAGCCGCCAGCGTTACTGGGGCGAACCGATCCCAATCATTCACTGGGAAGATGGCACAATGTCAGCAGTTCCAGAAGACCAGTTGCCTTTAGTTCTTCCTAAAACGAAGGATATCAAACCATCTGGTACAGGCGAGTCTCCACTTGCCAATATCGATGACTGGGTGAATGTCGTTGACCCTGAAACAGGCAAAAAAGGCCGCAGGGAAACGAATACGATGCCGCAATGGGGTGGCAGCTGCTGGTACTACCTTCGCTATATCGATCCAAAAAACGACAAGGCACTTGCTGATAAGGAGAAATTAAAGCAATGGCTTCCGGTTGATATTTATATCGGTGGAGCGGAACACGCGGTATTGCACTTGCTATACGCTCGTTTCTGGCACAAGGTCCTTTACGATGTAGGAGTTGTCCACACGAAGGAGCCTTTCCAAAAGCTTTTTAACCAGGGGATGATCCTTGGTGAAAATAATGAAAAGATGAGCAAATCAAAAGGCAATGTCGTCAATCCGGATGAGATCGTTGAAAGCCATGGGGCAGATACGCTTCGTCTTTATGAAATGTTCATGGGGCCGCTAGAAGCATCCATCGCATGGTCAACCAACGGACTTGACGGATCTCGTCGCTTCCTTGACCGCATCTGGCGCTTGTTCGTCAACGAAAACGGCAGCCTAAGCGAGAAAGTCAAGGATACTGATAGTGTAAACCTTGAGAAGGTATACCATCAGACGGTCAAAAAGGTGACTGAGGATTACGAAGGACTTCGCTTCAACACAGCGATTTCACAAATGATGGTCTTCATAAATGAAGCATACAAAGCGGAAGAGTTTCCGAAAGCATACGTGGAAGGCTTTGTGAAAATGCTGGCGCCAATCACGCCGCATATTGCTGAAGAACTCTGGGCAAAGCTAGGACACAGTGAATCCATCACTTATGCAGCATGGCCTGCTTATGATGAAGCCAAGCTTGTTGATGACGAAGTTGAAATCGTTGTCCAGGTGAATGGAAAAATCAAGGCGAAGATGATGGTACCGGTAGATGCAAATAGAGAAACATTAGAGCAGATCGCAATGGGCGATGATGCCGTTAAGGAACAAATCGACGGTAAAACAATCCGTAAAGTGATTGCGGTACCTGGAAAGCTCGTTAATATTGTTGCTAATTAA
- a CDS encoding (Fe-S)-binding protein: MTTIQEQQRIQAEFQEKMNQDELLNCMRCGFCLPTCPTYIESGYQESHSPRGRIALMKAVVDGIIEPDEDFERSLDLCLGCRACEPVCPSGVNYGHLLEDARDLVNQNKKFSMPVKVVRNAVFKGLFPHQERMRGLTGLIGFYQRSGLQKLARGTGVMKLFPESLATMEKVLPQVPTMKEMKNRPEHLEAIGTKTHKVAFFSGCLMDTMFLETNNATMKLLQLAGCEIVIPKDQACCGALHGHSGEKEDAKALARRNVKAFEDSGVDFIITNAGGCGAFLIDYDHLLKDDPEWKERALKFADKIMDISQILVEVGFHEKVNLELPHQIITYQDSCHLRNVMKTASAPRTLLQSIKGIQYQEMENADRCCGSAGIYNIVESEMSMQLLDSKMVQAKATHAATIVTANPGCLLQMKLGIEREGLSGKMRGVHIVDMLLEAAQTK; encoded by the coding sequence ATGACAACGATTCAAGAACAGCAGAGAATCCAAGCAGAATTCCAGGAAAAGATGAACCAGGACGAACTGTTGAACTGCATGCGCTGCGGTTTCTGCCTCCCTACCTGTCCGACCTATATCGAATCGGGCTATCAGGAATCACATTCACCACGCGGGCGGATCGCTTTGATGAAGGCGGTTGTCGATGGGATTATCGAACCGGATGAGGATTTTGAACGATCACTTGACCTTTGCCTTGGCTGCCGTGCATGTGAACCGGTCTGTCCATCAGGAGTGAACTATGGACATCTTCTCGAAGATGCCCGTGATCTTGTCAATCAAAACAAGAAGTTTTCAATGCCCGTAAAAGTGGTCAGAAATGCAGTCTTCAAAGGGCTTTTCCCGCACCAGGAGCGCATGAGGGGGCTGACCGGACTCATTGGATTCTATCAACGTTCTGGCCTCCAAAAATTGGCGCGCGGAACAGGTGTGATGAAGCTGTTTCCAGAGTCTCTCGCCACGATGGAAAAGGTCCTTCCCCAGGTACCCACAATGAAGGAAATGAAAAATCGTCCTGAGCACCTCGAAGCAATCGGGACAAAGACGCATAAGGTCGCATTCTTTAGCGGCTGCCTGATGGATACCATGTTCCTGGAAACAAACAATGCAACGATGAAGCTTTTGCAGCTTGCAGGCTGTGAAATTGTCATTCCGAAGGACCAGGCTTGCTGTGGAGCGCTTCACGGGCATAGTGGTGAAAAGGAAGATGCGAAAGCACTTGCTCGCCGGAATGTTAAAGCCTTTGAGGATTCCGGGGTCGATTTCATCATCACCAATGCAGGGGGCTGTGGGGCGTTTTTAATCGACTATGATCATTTGCTTAAGGATGATCCGGAATGGAAGGAACGGGCCCTGAAATTTGCCGATAAAATCATGGATATCTCGCAAATATTGGTCGAAGTCGGTTTTCATGAAAAAGTGAACCTCGAACTGCCGCATCAAATCATTACGTATCAGGATTCATGCCATCTTCGCAATGTCATGAAAACAGCTTCAGCACCAAGAACATTGCTGCAGTCCATCAAGGGAATACAATACCAAGAGATGGAGAATGCCGACCGTTGCTGTGGCTCAGCAGGAATCTACAATATCGTCGAGAGTGAAATGTCGATGCAGCTCCTTGACTCCAAAATGGTTCAGGCAAAGGCTACCCATGCAGCGACGATTGTTACCGCTAATCCAGGCTGTCTTCTTCAAATGAAGCTCGGGATTGAGCGTGAAGGACTTTCTGGAAAAATGAGAGGCGTGCATATTGTTGATATGCTTTTGGAGGCAGCACAAACAAAGTAA
- the glcD gene encoding glycolate oxidase subunit GlcD: MFSNTVKEKIISIVSPANFDDSKAGRLVYSYDATPNFQSMPDGVVSPRNKEEISQIVKICNENQIPIVPRGSGTNLCAGTCPTEGGIVLLFKHMNKILEVDEENLTATVQPGVVTLDLINAVEPKGLFYPPDPSSMKISTIGGNINENSGGLRGLKYGVTRDYVIGLEAVLPNGDIITTGGKLAKDVAGYDFTRLLVGSEGTLAVITEATLKLIPMPETKQTMLALYQDLEAAAKSVSKIIASKIIPATLEFLDQPTLKVVEDFAKIGLPTDVKAVLLIEQDGPLEVVERDMARIAEVCKQENAVSVQLAQTEAEAEALRTARRSALSALARLAPTTILEDATVPRSEIARMVNAINDIANKYSLNICTFGHAGDGNLHPTCATDSRNHDEMERVEKAFAEIFEKAIEFGGTITGEHGVGVMKAPYLELKLGEAGIAAMKAVKMALDPNNIMNPGKVFAKDSRKRVVV, from the coding sequence ATGTTTTCAAACACGGTCAAAGAAAAAATCATTTCAATCGTCAGTCCTGCTAATTTTGATGATTCCAAAGCTGGACGGCTAGTCTATTCATATGATGCAACACCTAACTTTCAGTCAATGCCGGATGGTGTTGTAAGTCCGCGAAATAAAGAAGAAATCTCACAAATTGTGAAAATATGCAATGAGAATCAAATTCCGATTGTCCCTCGTGGATCTGGTACGAACCTATGTGCAGGCACTTGTCCAACAGAAGGCGGTATCGTACTTCTTTTTAAACACATGAACAAAATCCTTGAGGTGGATGAAGAGAATCTTACCGCTACTGTTCAGCCTGGGGTAGTGACCCTTGATTTGATCAATGCAGTCGAGCCAAAAGGCTTGTTTTATCCACCTGATCCAAGTTCTATGAAAATATCCACTATCGGCGGCAATATAAATGAAAATTCTGGCGGTCTCCGCGGGTTGAAATATGGAGTCACAAGGGACTACGTGATTGGGCTTGAGGCAGTACTGCCAAACGGGGATATCATCACCACAGGTGGGAAATTGGCGAAAGATGTTGCCGGATATGATTTTACCAGGCTGTTGGTTGGCTCGGAGGGGACATTGGCTGTCATCACTGAAGCAACTCTTAAGCTAATTCCGATGCCAGAAACAAAACAAACCATGCTTGCTTTATATCAAGATCTAGAAGCAGCTGCTAAATCAGTATCCAAGATTATCGCCAGCAAAATCATTCCGGCTACCCTTGAATTCCTGGACCAGCCGACATTGAAGGTAGTAGAGGACTTTGCGAAAATCGGGCTGCCAACAGATGTCAAAGCCGTGCTATTGATTGAGCAGGATGGCCCCCTCGAAGTGGTCGAACGTGACATGGCCAGGATTGCCGAAGTTTGTAAACAGGAAAACGCTGTATCTGTGCAACTGGCGCAAACGGAAGCAGAGGCTGAAGCACTGAGGACTGCACGCAGAAGTGCATTGTCCGCACTCGCGAGATTAGCGCCTACGACAATATTGGAGGACGCGACTGTACCAAGGTCTGAGATTGCGAGAATGGTCAATGCCATCAACGATATTGCGAATAAGTATAGTTTGAATATCTGTACCTTTGGCCATGCAGGAGACGGAAACCTTCACCCTACATGTGCGACAGATTCACGTAACCATGATGAAATGGAAAGAGTCGAAAAGGCATTTGCTGAAATTTTTGAAAAGGCCATTGAATTCGGCGGGACGATTACTGGTGAGCACGGCGTCGGCGTCATGAAAGCACCGTACCTCGAGTTGAAATTAGGCGAAGCAGGAATTGCGGCTATGAAGGCAGTGAAAATGGCCCTGGATCCCAACAATATCATGAATCCTGGTAAGGTTTTTGCGAAGGACAGCAGGAAACGGGTGGTGGTTTGA
- a CDS encoding FadR/GntR family transcriptional regulator → MQYNKIKPKKIYEEVAEAIHTMISSGQLQPGDKLDSVQQLAENFQVGRSAIREALTALRAMGLIEIRQGEGTYVKQFESEQISFPLSTAILMNAQDTAHLLEVRKILETGTVFSAAKKRTDIQLQTMKEALEEMKRASGDEELGEKADLQFHMAIAESSHNPLLISLMNHVSGLMGETMKETRRLWLYSKQTTTDRLYEEHYAIFKAIKEQNAEEARRVMLSHIENVEIILHKYMNQSKN, encoded by the coding sequence TTGCAATACAATAAAATAAAACCTAAAAAGATATATGAAGAAGTTGCGGAAGCCATCCATACTATGATCAGTTCAGGTCAATTGCAGCCAGGGGATAAATTGGATTCTGTCCAGCAGCTGGCGGAAAACTTCCAGGTAGGGCGATCTGCCATAAGGGAAGCATTGACTGCTTTGAGAGCAATGGGGCTCATTGAAATCAGGCAGGGAGAAGGAACGTATGTGAAGCAGTTCGAGTCTGAGCAAATCAGTTTTCCTTTATCGACAGCCATCTTGATGAATGCACAGGATACAGCTCACCTGTTGGAAGTGCGGAAGATTCTTGAGACTGGAACTGTCTTTTCTGCTGCAAAGAAACGGACTGACATACAGCTGCAGACGATGAAAGAAGCGCTCGAAGAAATGAAACGTGCGAGCGGAGATGAGGAGCTTGGTGAAAAAGCGGATCTCCAATTTCATATGGCCATTGCTGAAAGCTCGCATAATCCACTATTGATCAGCTTGATGAACCATGTTTCCGGCCTGATGGGAGAAACAATGAAGGAAACCCGCCGGCTTTGGCTCTATTCCAAACAAACTACAACAGATCGCCTCTATGAGGAACACTATGCTATTTTCAAAGCGATAAAAGAACAGAATGCAGAAGAAGCGAGACGCGTGATGCTAAGCCATATCGAGAACGTCGAAATTATTCTCCATAAATATATGAACCAGTCTAAAAATTAG
- a CDS encoding 3-hydroxybutyrate dehydrogenase encodes MVKDKAVLITGAAQGIGYEIAKSFAEQGAKVFLTDLQEEAVAKAAANLQESGYEAAGLKCDVTNEKDIEHAVAKCVEHFGRVDVLINNAGLQYVSMIEDFPTEKFELLIKVMLTAPFVALKHVLPVMKKQGFGRVINMASINGLVGFAGKAAYNSAKHGVIGLTKVAALESAEHGITVNAVCPGYVDTPLVRNQLSSLAETRNVPLEKVLEEVIFPLVPQKRLLAVEEIASYVKFLASDAAKGITGQAAVIDGGYTIQ; translated from the coding sequence ATGGTAAAAGATAAAGCTGTCCTGATTACCGGTGCCGCCCAGGGAATCGGGTATGAGATCGCCAAGAGTTTTGCTGAGCAGGGCGCGAAAGTATTTTTAACAGATTTACAGGAAGAAGCCGTGGCAAAAGCGGCTGCCAATCTGCAGGAATCAGGATATGAAGCGGCTGGTTTAAAATGTGATGTGACCAACGAAAAAGACATTGAGCATGCCGTTGCAAAATGCGTCGAGCATTTTGGCCGTGTAGATGTTCTGATTAACAATGCAGGCCTGCAATATGTCTCCATGATCGAAGACTTCCCGACGGAAAAGTTTGAACTGTTGATAAAGGTGATGCTGACGGCTCCGTTTGTAGCCTTGAAACATGTGCTTCCAGTCATGAAAAAGCAGGGTTTTGGCCGGGTGATCAATATGGCTTCAATCAATGGGCTAGTTGGGTTTGCTGGTAAGGCAGCCTATAACAGTGCCAAACATGGAGTCATTGGACTGACCAAAGTTGCTGCCCTTGAAAGTGCTGAGCATGGGATAACCGTCAACGCCGTCTGTCCCGGCTATGTTGATACGCCTCTCGTCCGCAATCAGCTATCAAGCCTTGCAGAAACAAGGAATGTCCCGCTTGAAAAAGTGCTAGAAGAAGTCATATTTCCGCTCGTGCCGCAAAAGCGGCTGCTGGCTGTCGAAGAAATCGCCAGCTATGTGAAGTTCCTCGCTAGTGATGCTGCGAAAGGGATCACCGGCCAGGCTGCGGTCATTGATGGAGGCTATACGATTCAATAA
- a CDS encoding GntP family permease, with amino-acid sequence MLSMIGLIGGLALLIYLTMRGMNLLIVGPISALFVAVLSGMPLFPQLVEEGAANFVGNYMSGFSGFVTAWYMMFLLGAIFGKVMEDSGAADSVSEFIVEKLGMKYAVLAIVAACAVLTYGGVSLFVVAFSVYPMALSLFRQANLPRRFIPAALAFGSVTFTMTSAGSPEIQNWIPIQFLNTSPVAGWEVSAIVAIFMMIFGYWWLKRMITKAVAKGEKFEARKTDPMLEKRELPHPLMGLIPLVVVLVISFVFHDSLKQSALIIALLGGVVSAYLLNRKYFKNFWEALSEGTMGALIAIGNTAAVVGFGGVAKAVPAFQTAVDAMTNIPGSPLIGAAISVSVIAGMTGSASGGQAIALPLLAPHYMDMGVNPEALHRVAAISSGALDSLPHNGYVVTTVRAICGESHQDAYNPVAAVTVIVPLIGVAIAIVLFSLGLGI; translated from the coding sequence ATGCTGAGTATGATTGGATTGATTGGCGGACTGGCTTTATTGATTTATCTGACAATGAGGGGCATGAACCTGCTGATTGTCGGTCCGATTTCTGCGTTGTTTGTTGCCGTGTTAAGTGGAATGCCGCTATTCCCGCAGCTGGTGGAAGAAGGAGCTGCCAACTTTGTAGGGAACTATATGTCTGGCTTTTCTGGGTTCGTTACTGCATGGTACATGATGTTCCTGCTTGGGGCCATCTTTGGAAAAGTAATGGAGGATAGCGGCGCGGCTGACAGTGTGTCTGAGTTCATCGTTGAGAAGCTGGGCATGAAGTATGCTGTGCTGGCTATTGTCGCTGCCTGTGCCGTATTGACATATGGCGGTGTCAGCTTGTTTGTCGTAGCATTTTCAGTTTACCCAATGGCATTAAGCTTGTTCAGGCAGGCAAATCTGCCAAGGCGCTTCATTCCAGCTGCATTGGCCTTCGGGTCAGTTACATTTACGATGACGTCTGCTGGTTCTCCGGAAATCCAGAACTGGATTCCTATCCAATTTCTTAATACATCACCAGTTGCCGGCTGGGAGGTCAGTGCCATCGTTGCCATCTTCATGATGATTTTTGGTTACTGGTGGTTAAAACGAATGATTACAAAAGCCGTCGCAAAGGGCGAGAAATTTGAGGCTAGGAAGACCGATCCTATGCTGGAAAAAAGGGAACTGCCTCATCCTCTAATGGGCCTTATTCCATTAGTAGTGGTATTGGTGATCTCATTCGTTTTCCATGATTCATTGAAACAATCAGCATTGATCATTGCACTTTTAGGGGGAGTTGTATCCGCCTACTTATTGAACCGCAAATACTTCAAAAATTTCTGGGAAGCCCTTTCAGAAGGAACGATGGGTGCCTTGATTGCGATTGGGAATACAGCTGCTGTCGTGGGATTTGGCGGTGTGGCAAAAGCGGTGCCTGCCTTCCAGACGGCCGTTGATGCGATGACAAATATACCTGGAAGCCCTTTGATTGGGGCGGCAATCTCTGTCAGCGTCATTGCCGGGATGACTGGTTCAGCATCCGGGGGCCAGGCCATTGCGCTTCCATTGCTTGCACCTCACTACATGGATATGGGCGTCAATCCAGAAGCATTGCACAGGGTAGCCGCCATTTCCTCAGGAGCGCTTGATTCCCTGCCGCATAACGGTTACGTGGTCACGACGGTCAGGGCAATCTGTGGCGAGTCCCATCAGGATGCGTACAATCCAGTCGCCGCTGTGACTGTCATTGTGCCATTGATTGGTGTGGCGATCGCGATTGTTCTATTCTCTCTAGGATTAGGTATTTAA